The Halorhabdus sp. BNX81 genome includes a region encoding these proteins:
- a CDS encoding carboxypeptidase M32 — protein sequence MSADTPDVYDEFLDHVQQLSYVADAGGLLQWDQQVMMPEGGTPARSKQQSALSTLHHDLLTDDDLGEYLAALEDTSLDPEQQAVVREIRREHERARKVPRDLVERISEATSEALPVWEQARADDDFETYAPVLEELVDLRREYAEAIDPDRDPYAVLFEEFEPHLGLDTAERILGRLRDELVPLIDEIADSEVTQPRPFDGTYPVDEQEALVRAALEDLGFDWDRGRLDTSSHPFTSGTQFDARITTRFDEAKPLDSLSSTIHEFGHATYALGLPDEQYGTPLGDARDLTVHESQSRLWENHVGRSHAFWEYFMPTVKDHLGIETSAEDAYCAVNRVYDDNPIRVEADELTYHMHIVLRFEIERDLIAGDLDVSEVPAVWNDKMEEYLGIRPDTDAEGCLQDIHWTNGTFGYFPTYSLGSVLAAQLYDAAEAAIGPIDDAVRAGEFEDLHEWLTQNVHRHGKRYTTDALIEEATGQAYTADHFLEYVTEKYGALYDL from the coding sequence ATGTCAGCCGACACGCCAGATGTGTACGACGAGTTTCTCGATCACGTACAGCAACTCAGCTACGTGGCCGATGCAGGCGGCTTGCTCCAGTGGGACCAACAGGTGATGATGCCGGAGGGCGGGACACCCGCACGATCCAAACAGCAGTCGGCACTCTCGACGCTTCATCACGATCTCCTGACGGACGACGATCTGGGCGAATACCTCGCGGCCCTCGAAGATACGTCGCTCGACCCCGAACAGCAAGCGGTCGTACGGGAGATCCGCCGCGAACACGAACGTGCGCGGAAGGTTCCGCGGGATCTCGTCGAGCGGATTTCGGAGGCCACGTCGGAAGCCTTGCCAGTCTGGGAGCAGGCACGGGCGGACGACGACTTTGAGACGTACGCACCCGTCTTGGAGGAGCTGGTGGACCTTCGCCGGGAGTACGCTGAAGCCATCGACCCTGACCGTGATCCATATGCAGTTCTCTTCGAGGAGTTCGAACCGCATCTCGGGCTGGACACCGCCGAGCGGATTCTTGGTCGACTTCGAGACGAACTCGTCCCACTGATAGACGAGATAGCCGATAGTGAGGTGACCCAGCCCCGTCCATTCGATGGGACGTATCCCGTCGACGAGCAGGAGGCGTTGGTCCGTGCGGCGCTGGAGGACCTGGGGTTCGACTGGGATCGCGGGCGACTCGATACCTCATCGCATCCGTTCACGTCCGGGACCCAGTTCGACGCCCGGATCACGACGCGGTTCGACGAGGCGAAGCCACTCGACTCACTGTCCTCGACGATCCACGAGTTCGGCCACGCGACGTATGCCCTCGGACTTCCCGACGAGCAGTACGGCACGCCGCTGGGCGATGCCCGGGACCTGACAGTCCACGAGTCACAATCACGTCTCTGGGAGAACCACGTCGGCCGCTCACACGCCTTCTGGGAGTATTTCATGCCGACTGTCAAGGATCACCTCGGTATCGAAACGAGTGCCGAAGACGCATACTGCGCGGTCAACCGGGTCTACGACGACAATCCCATTCGGGTCGAGGCGGACGAACTCACCTATCACATGCACATCGTCCTCCGGTTCGAGATCGAACGCGATCTGATCGCCGGCGATCTGGACGTCAGCGAGGTCCCGGCGGTCTGGAACGACAAGATGGAGGAGTACCTGGGCATCCGGCCGGACACTGACGCCGAGGGGTGTCTGCAGGATATCCACTGGACGAACGGCACCTTCGGCTACTTCCCGACGTACTCACTGGGGAGCGTGCTGGCGGCCCAACTCTACGATGCTGCCGAGGCGGCCATCGGCCCGATCGACGACGCCGTTCGCGCCGGTGAGTTCGAGGACCTCCACGAGTGGCTCACGCAGAACGTCCACCGACACGGCAAGCGATACACGACCGACGCCCTCATCGAGGAAGCGACCGGGCAAGCCTACACCGCTGATCATTTCTTAGAGTATGTGACGGAAAAGTACGGGGCCCTGTACGATCTCTGA
- the moeB gene encoding molybdopterin-synthase adenylyltransferase MoeB has product MPSPDLDQGQLDRYARQIVMDDIGPSGQAKLLEGSVLVVGVGGLGAPVVQYLAAAGVGTLGLVDDDIVERSNLQRQVVHGTSDIGRAKVDSAAEFVAELNPDVTVDRYELRFDGDGEILEGYDVVVDATDSLSALYALNDACTAADRPLVHGAVSGFDGQVSTFDGGDPCYRCLFPEAPPDGAVPDCATAGVLGAVPSVIGSIQASEAIKLLLDIDGTLTGRLLRYDARSMSFSEVGFESRPDCQTCGGQSAVETAGDGPKHSPASEG; this is encoded by the coding sequence ATGCCATCACCGGATCTGGATCAGGGGCAACTCGATCGCTACGCCCGACAGATCGTCATGGACGACATCGGCCCGAGCGGACAGGCCAAACTCCTTGAGGGGTCCGTGCTCGTCGTCGGCGTCGGCGGGCTCGGCGCACCCGTCGTCCAGTATCTGGCGGCCGCGGGTGTCGGTACCCTGGGGCTCGTCGATGACGACATCGTCGAGCGGAGTAACCTCCAGCGACAGGTCGTCCACGGAACCAGCGACATCGGCCGGGCCAAGGTGGACAGTGCCGCCGAGTTCGTCGCCGAACTCAACCCCGATGTCACCGTCGATCGCTACGAGCTGCGGTTCGACGGCGATGGGGAGATACTTGAGGGGTACGACGTCGTGGTCGATGCGACTGATAGTCTATCGGCCCTCTACGCGCTGAATGACGCCTGTACGGCGGCCGACCGGCCACTCGTCCACGGGGCCGTTTCAGGGTTTGACGGCCAGGTTTCGACATTCGACGGCGGGGACCCATGCTATCGGTGTCTGTTCCCGGAGGCACCACCGGACGGCGCGGTTCCGGATTGTGCAACGGCGGGCGTACTGGGTGCCGTCCCGAGCGTAATCGGGTCGATCCAGGCGAGTGAAGCGATAAAACTACTTCTGGATATCGACGGGACGCTTACCGGGCGACTACTCAGATACGATGCCCGGTCGATGTCCTTCTCCGAGGTTGGGTTCGAATCCCGGCCGGACTGTCAGACTTGCGGCGGGCAATCGGCCGTCGAAACGGCTGGCGATGGCCCGAAACACAGTCCGGCGTCGGAAGGATAG
- a CDS encoding YIP1 family protein — MAPTTPLRSPSEYFQRNDRPSLLLGAGIILSEAILVAILAWQFLRDVMAQIDMSPAERASVEGVINNGVFRIFISIFLGWLLIAAILHVFVWFADGDRGFGTTLAVVGEADLVSIVLLPVTAAGLFLMVGTVPSDPAEAARFLERTGVHSSAVGLFASIFGLVWKASIQGIGLAEAHDVSVSKMLTVTFVLGFLGFLLNLA, encoded by the coding sequence ATGGCCCCAACCACGCCGCTTCGAAGCCCCTCCGAGTACTTTCAACGCAACGATCGCCCCTCGCTGTTACTCGGTGCTGGGATCATTCTGTCTGAAGCGATTCTCGTGGCGATCCTCGCCTGGCAGTTCCTTCGGGACGTCATGGCACAAATCGACATGTCCCCCGCTGAACGTGCCAGCGTGGAGGGTGTGATCAATAACGGCGTTTTCAGAATCTTCATCAGCATTTTTCTCGGCTGGCTGCTCATCGCCGCCATCTTGCACGTCTTCGTCTGGTTCGCCGACGGCGACCGGGGATTCGGGACGACGCTGGCGGTCGTCGGCGAGGCGGACCTGGTCTCGATCGTTCTCTTGCCGGTCACAGCCGCTGGGCTGTTTCTGATGGTTGGAACGGTCCCATCGGATCCCGCTGAAGCCGCCAGGTTCTTAGAGCGGACCGGGGTCCATTCGTCGGCGGTTGGGTTGTTCGCGAGTATCTTCGGACTCGTATGGAAAGCGAGCATCCAGGGGATTGGACTCGCCGAAGCCCACGATGTCTCCGTGAGCAAAATGCTGACGGTAACGTTCGTGCTCGGCTTTCTCGGTTTCCTGCTCAATCTGGCCTGA
- a CDS encoding metallophosphoesterase produces MNGVDGHLLARLPAVTAAKRTRLGVIADPHLSTRAQGTWKCYHRTETFLSRAVDGIQSASPDATVVAGDLTKDGEPANFDRYDELVAPLSGPLTVPGNHDVPKSFVDHEVLPVEDFADRYTSGGYPFRERVGGLDVYCLNSAATTDGSLRDTWGGRVSQDQLDWLAERLDGPRVPVVVVHHNLFAQPEHTGGFWRNFPLQNADALQDVLTGHGPVLVVSGHHHIPSVQRDGDVHEVIAPALCSYPPSYLVIDVGPEGTTVRRMPVTTPAERTEAYMLGATGTDLGQAVVTLAADRVGSEPQ; encoded by the coding sequence ATGAACGGGGTCGATGGGCACCTCCTTGCCCGCCTCCCCGCAGTGACGGCAGCCAAACGAACCCGATTGGGGGTTATCGCTGACCCACACCTGTCGACGCGAGCACAGGGCACCTGGAAGTGCTACCACCGAACCGAGACGTTCCTCAGTCGGGCTGTCGACGGTATCCAGTCGGCGTCGCCCGATGCCACGGTCGTCGCGGGCGACCTTACGAAGGACGGCGAACCAGCTAATTTCGACCGCTATGACGAACTCGTCGCCCCACTCTCGGGCCCACTGACGGTTCCGGGTAACCACGACGTCCCCAAGTCGTTCGTCGACCACGAGGTGCTGCCCGTCGAAGATTTCGCCGACCGGTACACGTCGGGTGGCTACCCGTTCCGTGAGCGGGTCGGTGGACTCGACGTCTACTGTCTGAACAGCGCGGCAACCACCGACGGGTCGCTCCGTGACACCTGGGGTGGACGCGTCTCCCAGGACCAGCTAGACTGGCTGGCCGAGCGGCTTGATGGTCCCAGAGTGCCGGTGGTCGTCGTCCACCACAACCTGTTCGCACAGCCGGAACACACCGGCGGATTCTGGCGGAACTTTCCGCTCCAGAACGCGGACGCCCTGCAGGACGTTCTCACCGGGCACGGGCCGGTGCTCGTCGTCAGCGGGCATCATCACATTCCGTCCGTCCAGCGCGATGGTGACGTTCACGAGGTGATCGCGCCGGCGCTGTGTTCGTATCCGCCATCGTATCTTGTCATCGACGTGGGGCCGGAGGGTACGACCGTCCGCCGGATGCCTGTCACGACCCCAGCAGAGCGGACCGAGGCCTACATGCTCGGGGCGACTGGGACGGATCTCGGCCAGGCAGTCGTCACACTCGCTGCCGATCGCGTGGGGTCAGAGCCACAATGA